The Caloenas nicobarica isolate bCalNic1 chromosome 15, bCalNic1.hap1, whole genome shotgun sequence genome includes a region encoding these proteins:
- the LOC135995005 gene encoding olfactory receptor 14C36-like, whose product MAGVEEKDLLLSRDSLCGQGTAAAFSQLQGVKPDTRELQLLHFWLFLGIYLAALLGNNLIIISIACDQHLHTPMYFFLLNLTLLDLGSISITVPKSTANSVWDTRVISYAGCAAQVVFVCFLFGAEYFLLTIMSYDCYIAICKPLHYRTLLGSRACVHMAAGGFLNGLIHMANTFSLPLCKGSALDQFFCEIPQIPKLSCSNSYLRELGLLVGDLSYVQLGIIFYASSTPLAPMD is encoded by the exons atggctggtgtggaggagaaggatctgctcctcagcagggattCCCTGTGTGGACAGGGCACggcagctgccttctcccagctgcagggtgtgaagccgg acacacgggagctgcagctcttgcacttctggctcttcctgggcatctacctggctgccctcctgggcaacaaCCTCATCATCATCtccatagcctgtgaccagcacctccacacccccatgtacttcttcctgctcaacctcaccctcctcgacctgggctccatctccatcactgtccccaaatccacgGCCAACTCAgtgtgggataccagggtcatttcctatgcaggatgtgctgcccaggtcgtctttgtatgtttcttgtttggtgcagaatACTtccttctcaccatcatgtcctatgactgctacattgccatctgcaaacccctgcactacaggaccctcctgggcagcagagcttgtgtccacatggcagcaggtGGGTTTCTCAATGGTCTGATACAcatggccaatacattttcactgccactgtgcaagggcagtgccctggaccagttcttctgtgaaatcccccagatccccaagctctcctgctcaaactcctacctcagggaacttgggcttcttgtg